A region from the Triticum aestivum cultivar Chinese Spring chromosome 3D, IWGSC CS RefSeq v2.1, whole genome shotgun sequence genome encodes:
- the LOC123076175 gene encoding uncharacterized protein, producing MEQRLRMARIWVDNPSTAHHWTHGFGGVLLYDDILDVRFFFDASEMLELKLCSSDVTYLNMIAVMETQGFSEYDLLFHIENPDLGEKGLEMVESNAELQLVKRQVEECKVLNLLVRACPPPCSKFQRQELSTVVLYDLSEPPIYAVDEEGVAFESQSSSCSLVAHGTGVCTQESKNVKGKLKAVLEIEEEEGYDGSGGSDCEGEDDSDVNPFYMADADDIEMDEGKKQREYDEVEEEETDDEESEEEEMVHYSGDTEVEEPFEMDEDDKVVSQDEETVIVHEEKKKKKQKLPVRKGPTTRTHSSVVQEEEPDFQPSSDEEQKGLLKEADDDGYEPLAFVLPKKRKSRAKQRPPRKWYNEKMEAPHEQLCLQMCFKDQHQFREALLNLHITQGRNFKYHRNSDQRIIVECNQKHCNFFMVAAVIKGETTFVIKKMRIKHTCPISIETTRVSAKWLAQKYESLFRSDLTTGIQTLIDACMEKYGVDVPKSMAYRAKNLAIDAVLGDHKKQYPRLKDYAQTVMDTNPGSRVVVTTVTPTPTEKIPHPGPRFHAMFYCINGAREGFLKGCRPFIGVDGCFIKLTTGAQLLAATGRDGNNNIYPLAFGIVGQEDTPNWCWFLHQLKICLGGEVGRFGPYTIMSDRQKGLLNAVNAVFPKCNQRFCLRHIYANFQNAGFRGEDLKKCMDNAAYAYSEHKFNIAMNDLRAECEQAWEWLCQIPKKTWARHAFDTNCKTDLVVNNLSKVFNKYVLDVRKKPIRTMCDGIKDKQMVRWHRNRESGKKARWDITPHYSEKLEVEKETAKYCKPIQAGVDLWQLEQELGEELGEELGEGLQLQLLGLVLLEVLVEVLVEVLHQVLGEVLGEGEVHSLPQENSVARYIAGYIVVYIVGYVVKV from the exons ATGGAGCAGAGGCTGCGGATGGCGCGAATTTGGGTGGACAACCCTAGCACCGCCCATCACTGGACTCATGGCTTCGGTGGTGTTCT TTTGTATGATGACATTTTGGATGTTAGGTTCTTTTTTGATGCTTCAGAAATGTTAGAGCTGAAGCTCTGCAGTTCAGATGTAACATACCTGAATATGATTGCAGTGATGGAAACCCAAGGATTTAGTGAATATGATCTGTTGTTTCACATTGAGAATCCAGATTTAGGGGAGAAAGGATTGGAGATGGTAGAGAGTAATGCTGAGTTGCAACTAGTAAAGAGGCAGGTTGAGGAGTGTAAGGTTTTAAATTTGCTAGTGAGGGCATGTCCACCTCCTTGCAGCAAGTTTCAGAGGCAAGAATTATCCACTGTTGTGTTATATGATCTCAGTGAGCCACCCATCTATGCTGTTGATGAAGAAGGAGTTGCCTTTGAAAGTCAGAGTAGCAGCTGCAGTTTAGTAGCTCATGGTACTGGTGTTTGCACACAAGAGAGCAAGAATGTAAAAGGAAAACTGAAAGCTGTTTtggaaatagaagaagaagagggatatgATGGCAGTGGTGGTTCTGATTGTGAAGGTGAAGATGACAGTGATGTAAACCCTTTTTATATGGCTGATGCTGATGACATAGAGATGGATGAGGGAAAGAAACAAAGAGAGTATGATGAAGTAGAAGAggaagaaacagatgatgaagaaTCTGAGGAGGAAGAAATGGTGCATTACTCTGGTGACACAGAGGTTGAGGAACCTTTTGAAATGGATGAAGATGACAAGGTTGTTTCACAGGATGAAGAAACTGTAATTGTacatgaagagaagaagaagaagaaacagaagcttCCAGTTAGGAAAGGGCCTACAACAAGGACACATTCAAGTGTAGTTCAAGAGGAGGAACCTGATTTCCAACCTTCATCTGATGAAGAACAGAAAGGATTGTTgaaggaggctgatgatgatggtTATGAGCCATTGGCATTTGtgctgccaaagaaaaggaagagcAGGGCAAAGCAGAGGCCTCCTAGAAAATGGTACAATGAGAAAATGGAGGCACCACATGAGCAATTATGTCTACAGATGTGTTTCAAGGATCAACATCAATTCAGAGAGGCTTTGTTGAACTTACACATCACTCAAGGCAGAAACTTCAAATATCATAGGAACTCAGATCAAAGAATAATTGTAGAATGCAACCAAAAACATTGCAACTTCTTTATGGTGGCAGCAGTTATAAAAGGTGAAACTACTTTTGTAATTAAGAAGATGAGAATTAAGCACACTTGCCCTATTAGTATAGAGACAACAAGGGTAAGTGCCAAGTGGCTTGCACAGAAGTATGAGTCACTGTTCAGATCTGATCTAACAACTGGCATTCAGACTTTGATTGATGCCTGCATGGAGAAGTATGGTGTGGATGTGCCCAAGTCAATGGCATATAGGGCAAAGAACCTAGCTATTGATGCTGTGCTAGGAGACCACAAGAAGCAATACCCTAGGTTGAAAGACTATGCTCAGACAGTGATGgatacaaaccctgggagtagagtAGTAGTCACTACTGTAACTCCAACACCCACTGAAAAAATCCCCCATCCAGGTCCAAGATTCCATGCTATGTTCTATTgcatcaatggagcaagggaggggtttCTCAAGGGGTGCAGACCATTCATTG GTGTTGATGGGTGCTTCATTAAGTTAACTACTGGTGCTCAACTActtgctgccactggtagagatggcaacaacaatatatacccactagcatttggTATTGTTGGGCAAGAGGACACACCTAACtggtgttggtttctacaccaacttAAAATCTGCCTAGGAGGAGAAGTGGGAAGGTTTGGTCCATATACAATAATGTCAGATAGACAAAAG GGCCTACTAAATGCAGTGAATGCTGTTTTTCCTAAGTGCAACCAAAGGTTCTGCCTTAGGCATATCTATGCAAACTTCCAAAATGCTGGGTTTAGGGGGGAAGATCTGAAAAAGTGTATGGATAATGCTGCCTATGCATATAGTGAACACAAATTTAACATTGCAATGAATGACCTTAGAGCTGAGTGTGAGCAAGCTTGGGAGTGGCTTTGTCAAATACCCAAGAAAACATGGGcaaggcatgcatttgacacaaactGCAAGACTGACCTTGTAGTTAACAATTTATCTAAGGTGTTCAACAAGTATGTCCTAGATGTTAGGAAGAAACCAATTAGGACAATGTGTGATGGAATAAAGGATAAGCAGATGGTGAGGTGGCATAGGAATAGGGAGAGTGGAAAGAAAGCTAGATGGGACATAACACCCCATTATAGTGAGAAGCTAGAGGTTGAGAAGGAGACGGCCaaatattgcaaaccaattcaagcTGGTGTGGACTTGTGGCAA CTGGAACAGGAGCTGGGAGAGGAGCTGGGAGAGGAGCTGGGAGAGGGGCTGCAGCTGCAGCTGCTGGGACTGGTGCTGCTAGAGGTGCTGGTAGAGGTGCTGGTAGAGGTGCTGCACCAGGTGCTGGGAGAGGTGCTGGGAGAGGGAGAGGTACATTCTCTGCCCCAAG AGAACTCTGTTGCTAGATATATTGCTGGATATATTGTTGTATACATTGTTGGATATGTTGTTAAGGTCTAG